The Thermocrinis sp. genomic interval ATGGGTAAATTACCCCAACAACCCAACCTCTGCAAAGGCCACAAAGGAGTTTTACAAAGAGCTAATAGAGTGGGCTAAGGAAAATAACATAATAGTTGCCTCCGACTTAGCCTATTCGGAGATTTACTTTGGTGAAGAAAGACCTCCATCCATACTGGAAATAGAAGGAGCTAAGGATGTGGCTATAGAGTTCCATTCCCTTTCAAAGACTTACAACATGACCGGATGGCGTATTGGTATGGCAGTTGGGAATGAAAAGCTGATAGCAGGCTTGGGTAAGGTAAAGACCAACGTAGATTCTGGGCAGTTTCAAGCTATACAGGAAGCAGGCATTGCCGCACTGAACCTACCAGAACAGGAAGTGCAAAACATCAGAGAAATCTACAGAGAAAGAAGGAAGGTTATGATGGAAGCGCTCGGGCGAGCAGGTCTTGAGGTCTATCCTTCCGATGCTACCTTCTACCTTTGGGTGAAAGTTCCAAAGGGTTATAGCTCTGCTCAGTTTGTGGAGCGCCTGCTAGAAGAGTGCGCCATAGTTTGCACACCGGGCAACGGTTTTGGAGAACACGGGGAAGGCTACTTTAGAATATCCCTAACCGTCAGCACAGAAAGGCTATTGGAAGCTTCAGAGAGGATAAAAGAGCTTAAGTTGTGATGAAGGAAACAGAGCTTTCAGAAATTGCTACCCATGTACCAACCATAGAGTATGACTTTTCCGTAAAGGAAGCTCTTAAGGTTTTTGATGAATACGGTATATACGACATACTGGTGGTAGTTAAAGACAAAAAGCCCATAGGTGTGGTTTCAAAAAAGGAACTTTTAATGGCTCAGCATAGATCTGACCTAAGGGTTGGAGACATAGCTTACTCCTTGCCTAAGGTTAAAAGCTTTAGGTCCTCTTTGGACAAGCTGGGGGGTCTGTTTGACTTTTTTACCTTTAGCAAAAAACCGCTTGTGGTGGTAAATAAGGATGGAACTTACGCAGGTCTTATCTTTTACCATGTGCTTTTGCACTACTTTAGCAACGTCAAAGAAACAGTGTATCCTATCTTCCAAAAGCTAAGAAAATACTTGGGTGAAGGGGGCTATTTCTACAGCTTCCAACTAAAGGAAGCCAAGAGGTTCAAAGAACAGATGGG includes:
- a CDS encoding LL-diaminopimelate aminotransferase, which translates into the protein MFEFSQRIAQLPPYLFAQIDKKKREKIAQGADVIDLGVGDPDIPTPKPIVEAMKRAVEKPENHRYPSYEGMLSFRQAVADWYKRRFGVDLDPQREVITLIGSKEGIAHFPLAFINPGDVVLCPDPAYPVYKIGTLFAGGEPYILPLKEENNFLPDFRGVPKDVLKRAKIIWVNYPNNPTSAKATKEFYKELIEWAKENNIIVASDLAYSEIYFGEERPPSILEIEGAKDVAIEFHSLSKTYNMTGWRIGMAVGNEKLIAGLGKVKTNVDSGQFQAIQEAGIAALNLPEQEVQNIREIYRERRKVMMEALGRAGLEVYPSDATFYLWVKVPKGYSSAQFVERLLEECAIVCTPGNGFGEHGEGYFRISLTVSTERLLEASERIKELKL